The Nitrospira sp. genome has a window encoding:
- a CDS encoding efflux RND transporter permease subunit → MIASLLEFSLRQRILVIGLACLLSVVGVIAFESIPIDAYPDVTNIQVQVLTDAPGLSPVEVERFITYPLEIQMTGLPGLAEIRSLSKFALSQITVVFHDDVDVYFARQLVLERMIAAKERLPQGIEPVMAPVSTGLGEVYQYYVEGPSTTLRREPSTRVIDTQVVEKELTDQRTIQDWVLRPLLKGVPGVIDVNGMGGFVKQYQVLVEPTKLRKFNLTLHEVYEAVGKNNANAGGNVLERHAERAIVRGVGLIQSVSDIESIIVKESAGTPVFVRDVAEVRIGHAVRHGAVVLNGEREVVAGTVLMIRGGNARQVVKAVKTTVEDLQQSNVLPAGTKLIPFYDRIELVNAAIATVRDALIEGIVLVIFVFFFFLGHVRSALIVTVTLIVTPLVTFIAMERFGLSANLMTLGGLAIAIGEIADGSLVVVENAYRHLAQHTGASPENRLSVILHATKEVGRPILFGILIISVVFLPLLTLQGIEGKMFAPLAYTLVIALLASVAVTLTLSPVLASLLLRGDHPKETGLTRWMKQRYLPVLQWTLQHRTVVLAGSTAIVLASVALVPLIGQEFIPLLEEGALTPQVVRLPSVSLPESIEMEKQTHKVMLEFPEVRMAVSKIGRPDIAFGPEEPNESDPIVSLTDRSTWKSAVTQPQLTDAIRKKLAEIPGISVLMSQPIQERVDELISGIRTECAIKLFGDDLDVLWNKAEEIAALLQQISGVKDIKIEQISGQPYLTIDIDRQKIARFGINVADVQEIITTAIGGKSATEVYEGERRFQLILRFPEPYRNSVASVGEIRVKAASGALIPMSDLARIEMREGPLRISREHVKRRIFVGFNVVGRDIGGVVDEGRAKLAAGLHLPEGYTVVWGGAFENMERANARLMIVVPITLGLVFFLLFWAFHSLRYATLIILNLPFALIGGVVSLWLSGQYLSVPASIGFIELFGLAVGNGIVLVSYINQLRHEGKQTAEAIVTGCSLRLRPVVMTMMTTLLGLLPLVLAQGIGAEVQRPLATVVIGGLFTSTALTLVVLPALYSLFGGHEVSQEEAPEWV, encoded by the coding sequence ATGATCGCCTCCCTGCTTGAATTTTCGCTGCGGCAACGGATTTTGGTCATCGGCTTGGCATGTCTGTTGTCCGTCGTCGGAGTGATTGCCTTTGAATCGATCCCGATCGATGCCTACCCCGACGTGACCAACATCCAGGTGCAGGTGTTGACCGACGCGCCGGGCCTCTCGCCGGTCGAAGTAGAACGATTCATCACCTATCCCCTCGAAATCCAGATGACAGGTTTGCCTGGTCTGGCAGAAATTCGTTCACTTTCCAAATTTGCCCTTTCTCAAATTACGGTGGTGTTTCATGACGACGTCGATGTCTACTTTGCCCGCCAGTTGGTATTGGAACGCATGATCGCGGCCAAAGAACGCTTGCCACAAGGGATCGAACCCGTGATGGCACCGGTCAGTACCGGGTTGGGCGAGGTCTATCAGTACTATGTGGAGGGTCCCTCGACGACGCTCAGGAGAGAGCCCAGTACCAGGGTGATCGATACGCAGGTCGTCGAGAAGGAATTGACGGACCAGCGGACGATCCAAGATTGGGTTCTGCGGCCTCTGCTCAAGGGCGTGCCGGGTGTGATCGATGTGAACGGCATGGGCGGGTTCGTCAAGCAGTACCAGGTCCTCGTCGAGCCGACCAAACTCCGTAAATTCAACTTGACGCTGCACGAGGTCTACGAGGCCGTCGGAAAGAACAATGCGAATGCCGGCGGGAATGTCCTAGAACGTCATGCCGAACGTGCCATCGTCCGGGGGGTGGGACTGATCCAGAGCGTGAGTGATATCGAATCAATCATCGTCAAGGAATCCGCCGGGACCCCGGTCTTTGTTCGCGATGTTGCCGAGGTCCGTATCGGCCACGCCGTTCGCCATGGCGCGGTGGTGCTCAACGGTGAGCGGGAGGTCGTGGCCGGTACCGTGCTCATGATCCGAGGAGGCAACGCCAGGCAGGTGGTCAAGGCGGTCAAGACCACGGTGGAGGATCTGCAGCAGAGCAACGTCCTTCCCGCAGGCACAAAACTGATCCCTTTCTATGATCGCATTGAATTGGTGAATGCTGCCATTGCCACGGTCCGTGACGCATTAATCGAGGGCATTGTCCTGGTGATCTTTGTCTTCTTTTTCTTTCTGGGCCATGTCCGCAGCGCCCTCATCGTGACGGTCACGCTGATCGTCACGCCGCTCGTGACCTTCATTGCGATGGAGCGATTCGGGCTCTCGGCCAACTTGATGACGCTGGGTGGATTGGCGATTGCCATCGGCGAGATCGCTGATGGATCGCTGGTCGTGGTGGAAAATGCCTATCGGCACCTCGCCCAACATACCGGTGCCTCGCCGGAGAACAGGCTCAGCGTCATTCTTCATGCGACGAAGGAAGTGGGGAGGCCGATCCTGTTCGGTATTTTGATCATCAGCGTCGTCTTTTTGCCACTTCTGACACTTCAGGGTATCGAAGGGAAGATGTTTGCGCCGCTGGCCTACACGTTGGTGATCGCACTTTTGGCCTCCGTCGCGGTGACCCTGACCTTGTCGCCGGTGCTCGCGTCGCTGCTCTTGCGCGGAGACCACCCGAAGGAAACGGGTCTTACCCGCTGGATGAAACAACGGTATCTCCCTGTGCTGCAATGGACGCTGCAACATCGCACCGTTGTCCTGGCTGGCTCGACGGCAATCGTACTTGCAAGTGTGGCCCTTGTGCCGCTCATTGGGCAGGAGTTCATCCCCCTACTGGAGGAAGGCGCGCTGACTCCTCAGGTAGTTCGACTGCCGAGTGTCTCGCTACCGGAATCTATTGAGATGGAAAAGCAAACCCACAAGGTGATGTTGGAGTTTCCTGAGGTTCGGATGGCGGTGAGCAAAATCGGGAGACCGGATATCGCCTTTGGTCCGGAAGAACCCAATGAGAGTGACCCAATCGTGTCACTGACAGACCGAAGTACGTGGAAATCGGCGGTGACTCAGCCGCAGCTGACCGATGCCATCAGAAAAAAGCTGGCGGAGATTCCGGGCATCTCCGTCCTCATGAGTCAGCCGATTCAGGAACGGGTGGACGAGTTGATTTCGGGGATCAGAACGGAATGCGCCATCAAGTTGTTCGGCGACGATCTCGACGTATTGTGGAATAAAGCAGAGGAAATCGCAGCTCTATTGCAGCAGATCTCAGGGGTCAAAGACATCAAGATCGAACAGATCTCCGGACAGCCCTATCTCACCATCGACATCGACCGGCAGAAGATCGCCCGTTTCGGCATCAATGTAGCCGATGTGCAAGAGATTATCACGACTGCGATCGGCGGCAAATCAGCGACAGAGGTGTATGAAGGCGAGCGGCGGTTCCAGCTCATCCTGCGATTTCCGGAGCCGTATCGGAACAGTGTCGCGAGCGTCGGAGAGATTCGGGTAAAGGCGGCTTCCGGCGCACTCATCCCCATGAGCGATCTGGCCAGGATCGAAATGCGAGAAGGGCCGCTCCGCATCAGTCGGGAGCATGTGAAACGCCGAATCTTCGTCGGTTTCAATGTCGTGGGCCGGGATATTGGCGGGGTGGTCGATGAAGGGCGTGCGAAGCTCGCGGCGGGGCTTCACTTGCCGGAAGGATATACTGTCGTCTGGGGCGGGGCGTTCGAAAATATGGAGCGAGCCAATGCGCGGCTGATGATCGTTGTGCCGATTACTTTGGGCTTGGTCTTTTTCCTCCTTTTCTGGGCGTTTCATTCGCTGCGGTACGCGACCCTGATCATCCTCAATCTCCCGTTCGCGTTGATCGGCGGCGTGGTCTCTCTGTGGCTAAGCGGGCAGTACTTGAGCGTCCCGGCCTCCATTGGATTCATTGAATTGTTCGGGCTCGCGGTCGGAAACGGAATCGTACTCGTTTCGTACATCAATCAATTACGTCACGAGGGCAAACAAACGGCTGAAGCGATCGTCACCGGTTGCAGCCTCCGTCTTCGCCCAGTCGTGATGACCATGATGACGACATTGCTGGGCCTCCTGCCATTGGTGCTGGCCCAAGGGATTGGCGCTGAGGTGCAGCGGCCGCTTGCGACGGTCGTGATCGGGGGGCTCTTCACCTCGACGGCGCTGACACTTGTTGTGCTCCCGGCACTCTACAGTCTGTTTGGGGGACATGAAGTGAGCCAAGAGGAGGCGCCGGAATGGGTCTGA
- a CDS encoding formylglycine-generating enzyme family protein, translated as MVLVPAGEFSMGSTMGDDEKPVHRVYLNAFYMDKYEVTVGQYAKYLQATGMEEPSDWNIMNQAQHRKRPVVNINWSDAATFCKWAGKRLPTEAEWEKAARGTDGRLYPWGNEAPTRLHANFGKKEWDNHLALVPGGSFEMGKSPYGIYDMAGNAWEWVNDWYDHDYYKKSPKKNPQGPTKGESKVVRGGSWLYVPDFLRTSFRFNAEPSGGQFGYGFRCAKTP; from the coding sequence ATGGTCTTGGTGCCGGCCGGTGAATTTTCCATGGGGAGTACCATGGGAGATGACGAAAAGCCCGTCCATCGCGTCTATCTCAACGCCTTCTACATGGACAAGTATGAGGTGACAGTAGGACAGTATGCCAAGTATCTGCAGGCAACGGGCATGGAGGAGCCTTCGGACTGGAACATTATGAATCAAGCGCAACATCGCAAACGCCCGGTCGTCAACATCAATTGGTCGGATGCTGCTACGTTTTGTAAATGGGCGGGCAAGCGCTTGCCGACTGAAGCGGAGTGGGAAAAAGCGGCACGGGGAACGGACGGGCGTCTCTATCCATGGGGTAACGAAGCACCGACTCGGCTCCATGCGAATTTCGGCAAAAAGGAATGGGATAACCATCTCGCCTTAGTTCCGGGCGGGTCGTTCGAAATGGGTAAGAGTCCTTATGGCATCTATGACATGGCCGGCAATGCCTGGGAATGGGTCAATGACTGGTATGACCATGACTATTACAAGAAGAGCCCGAAGAAAAATCCGCAGGGACCGACCAAGGGTGAGTCTAAAGTGGTACGGGGCGGGTCCTGGCTCTATGTTCCAGATTTTTTACGCACCTCGTTCCGTTTTAATGCAGAACCGTCCGGTGGACAATTCGGCTATGGGTTCCGTTGCGCCAAGACGCCGTAA
- a CDS encoding GNAT family N-acetyltransferase, whose protein sequence is MVHIRPATEVDFPALLQVQQAAFGEYAGVYKLSGWTTETLESLKDDAKEKHILVAEADGEIVGSVRFWTVAGVCVIRLLSVSPASQSRGVGKALIREIERVTTDAHKIYACTMLRTARNIQFFLNLGYKAETILPDHYDHLDLICFAKYR, encoded by the coding sequence GTGGTTCACATCAGACCGGCAACCGAAGTCGATTTTCCCGCTCTTCTCCAGGTGCAACAGGCTGCGTTTGGCGAATATGCCGGCGTCTACAAACTGAGCGGATGGACGACGGAAACCCTCGAAAGTCTGAAAGACGATGCGAAAGAGAAGCATATCCTCGTGGCAGAGGCGGATGGAGAGATCGTCGGCTCCGTGCGCTTTTGGACCGTGGCCGGCGTCTGCGTGATTCGGTTGCTTTCCGTGAGTCCCGCGTCCCAATCTCGAGGGGTTGGAAAAGCGTTGATTCGCGAGATTGAGCGAGTGACGACCGATGCTCATAAAATTTATGCCTGCACCATGCTGCGCACGGCCAGAAACATTCAATTCTTCCTCAATCTTGGCTACAAAGCCGAAACCATTCTGCCTGATCATTATGACCACCTCGACTTGATCTGCTTTGCCAAATATCGCTGA
- a CDS encoding macro domain-containing protein, which produces MLKEVTGDILRSKTEMVAHGVAPNDNYANGLALALREQWPAMYKDFRHYCQTFTPKTGELWAWAGAGGVRIVSLFTQEPAPSHGSRPGKATIENVNHCLKALAKLIESEKIKSVALPRLATGVGGLDWKDVKPLIEKHLGHLSIPIYVYALYQSGVQAKEG; this is translated from the coding sequence ATGCTGAAGGAAGTTACAGGAGATATCTTACGGTCAAAAACCGAAATGGTCGCGCACGGTGTTGCTCCGAACGACAACTATGCAAACGGCTTGGCATTAGCCCTAAGGGAACAGTGGCCAGCCATGTATAAGGATTTCAGACATTATTGCCAAACGTTCACGCCAAAGACCGGTGAGTTGTGGGCCTGGGCGGGTGCCGGCGGCGTACGGATTGTGAGTCTCTTTACGCAGGAACCAGCTCCCAGCCATGGGTCCAGACCGGGAAAAGCCACGATCGAAAACGTCAATCATTGTCTCAAGGCTCTTGCTAAGTTGATCGAAAGCGAGAAGATCAAGAGTGTCGCACTCCCCCGCTTGGCGACCGGTGTGGGCGGGCTCGACTGGAAGGATGTCAAGCCGTTGATCGAGAAACATCTCGGCCACTTGTCCATCCCGATCTACGTGTATGCCTTGTATCAATCAGGTGTCCAAGCAAAGGAAGGATAG
- a CDS encoding amidohydrolase, with protein sequence MPCINQVSKQRKDRVPLSGWIGLVWANVSRENIDVPLVPQDLYERLVIVRRDLHRYPELSWQESRTAGIINTFLHSLGVQSRTGVAGHGVVAEIPGPSGVPCVVLRADTDALPIQEETGLEFASVHDGVMHACGHDGHTTMLLGAAALLVQEKDLPAPVRLIFQPAEEKGSGAIAMIKEGVLDGAGLIFGGHLDRHYPPGAIVVSEGAVNASSDNFTVEIIGQGAHGARPHESIDAVIVGSLMIMALQTIVSREVDPSRPSVVSVGQFHAGTAPNVIAGQAKLEGTVRAQDPTVRRQLLNSIRRIAESIAQLHGATIQIIVTEGTPPLVNHPEMATLARRAATETVGEENVLPLKTANMGAEDFSYYLEKIPGAYVRFGSQVPGREGYPAHSSKFDFDEGALAVGAAYYRSVAKVAGRQLNRQVVANSSTPDVR encoded by the coding sequence ATGCCTTGTATCAATCAGGTGTCCAAGCAAAGGAAGGATAGAGTTCCGCTGTCCGGTTGGATCGGCTTGGTATGGGCGAATGTGAGCAGGGAGAACATCGACGTGCCGTTAGTTCCACAAGACCTCTATGAGCGCTTGGTCATAGTGCGGAGAGATCTGCATCGATATCCGGAATTGAGCTGGCAGGAGTCACGGACAGCCGGCATCATCAACACGTTTCTTCACAGCCTTGGGGTTCAAAGCCGCACCGGTGTCGCGGGTCACGGAGTGGTGGCCGAGATTCCCGGGCCTTCCGGGGTACCTTGCGTGGTGCTACGGGCCGACACGGATGCATTACCGATTCAAGAAGAAACCGGCCTAGAGTTCGCCTCGGTGCATGACGGGGTCATGCATGCCTGTGGCCACGACGGACACACGACGATGTTGCTTGGTGCCGCTGCACTGCTGGTGCAGGAGAAAGATCTGCCGGCGCCGGTGCGATTGATCTTTCAGCCGGCTGAAGAAAAAGGGTCCGGCGCCATCGCGATGATCAAGGAAGGGGTGCTCGATGGGGCTGGCCTCATCTTTGGGGGCCATCTGGATCGCCATTACCCGCCCGGCGCCATTGTGGTGAGTGAAGGGGCCGTCAACGCATCCTCTGATAACTTTACCGTTGAGATCATCGGACAAGGTGCGCATGGGGCTAGACCGCACGAAAGCATCGATGCCGTGATAGTCGGGAGCCTCATGATCATGGCCTTGCAAACCATCGTCTCGCGCGAAGTTGATCCGTCTCGTCCCTCGGTGGTGTCGGTCGGTCAGTTTCATGCAGGGACGGCACCGAATGTGATTGCCGGACAGGCCAAGCTGGAAGGAACAGTACGAGCCCAAGATCCGACGGTTCGCCGGCAATTGCTGAACTCGATTCGCCGTATTGCAGAATCGATCGCGCAGCTCCACGGGGCAACGATCCAGATCATCGTCACGGAAGGGACGCCGCCGCTCGTCAATCATCCGGAGATGGCAACCCTCGCGCGTCGTGCCGCAACCGAGACCGTCGGGGAGGAAAATGTGCTGCCGCTGAAGACCGCCAATATGGGGGCGGAAGATTTTAGCTATTACCTAGAAAAGATTCCGGGCGCCTATGTTCGATTCGGGAGCCAAGTTCCGGGTCGGGAAGGCTATCCGGCACATTCCAGTAAGTTCGATTTCGATGAAGGAGCGTTGGCTGTTGGAGCAGCGTATTACCGCTCCGTTGCCAAAGTCGCAGGTCGGCAACTGAACCGGCAAGTCGTGGCCAATTCATCAACGCCTGATGTCCGATGA
- a CDS encoding GNAT family N-acetyltransferase, with product MIRVREAREEDVGQIREIFLAVYGTDYPHRELYDELWLKRSVFTDDALILVAENTDSGRVIGTASVLFDFGAHSDLVGEFGRLAVHPDYRRMQVGKLLMDRRLEAIRNRLHVGLVVARTVHPYAQRISLTQGFIATGFLPLKHLFRHRESFALLARYFGDALALRRNNPRIIPEVHALANLVMNQPALTPDFIVDEDSASYPAGGDYHLEQMQAEGYPALLRIERGRVRNREIFGPMRLDYGFFKLQSRQTNYFLARAGGQVVGAVGYTMDPVEHTVRVFELIALADDVVRFLLAELERKCREEMAIEYIEIDVSAYAPRMQRTLLELNFLPVAYVPAMVFYQVERLDIVKMVRLNALQDLGSLGLIEPVQAIADVVMRGFSTCVIAPRMAQAIKEVPLFHGMNTEQATRLAGVCAVKNIEAGERLFTKHEPADRLYLVLHGRLAISGASPSDIIGSIHTGETCGEVSLLSARPHSATARAVNNLEVAELPRRDLEELIRRRPDIGVIIYRNLAVGLGDKLLRSGDRKPDQARNEAERLPLA from the coding sequence ATGATCAGAGTCAGGGAAGCTCGGGAGGAAGACGTCGGCCAGATTCGCGAGATTTTTCTCGCGGTGTACGGGACGGATTATCCGCATCGCGAACTCTATGACGAACTCTGGCTGAAACGTTCCGTCTTTACCGATGACGCGCTCATACTGGTGGCGGAAAATACCGACTCAGGCCGTGTTATCGGCACCGCTTCGGTCCTGTTCGACTTCGGGGCCCACTCCGATCTGGTCGGAGAGTTCGGTCGTCTTGCCGTGCATCCTGACTATCGCCGGATGCAGGTTGGAAAGTTGCTCATGGACCGGCGGCTCGAGGCCATCAGAAACCGCCTTCACGTCGGTCTTGTGGTGGCTCGGACCGTCCATCCCTATGCCCAGCGCATCAGTCTCACCCAGGGATTCATTGCGACGGGCTTTCTGCCGCTGAAGCACCTCTTTCGCCACCGCGAAAGCTTTGCGCTGCTGGCTCGGTATTTCGGGGATGCTCTGGCCCTACGCCGCAATAATCCGCGCATCATCCCAGAGGTCCATGCCTTGGCGAATCTCGTGATGAACCAACCTGCACTCACTCCCGACTTCATCGTGGACGAGGATTCCGCATCCTACCCAGCAGGCGGCGACTATCATCTTGAACAGATGCAGGCCGAAGGGTATCCGGCGTTGCTCCGAATCGAACGAGGCCGAGTGAGGAATCGCGAGATTTTCGGACCGATGCGACTGGACTATGGTTTTTTCAAACTGCAGTCTCGCCAGACGAATTACTTTCTTGCCCGAGCCGGCGGTCAAGTCGTTGGAGCGGTCGGCTATACCATGGATCCGGTGGAACATACGGTGCGGGTGTTTGAGTTGATCGCGCTTGCCGACGATGTCGTGCGCTTTCTTCTGGCCGAACTCGAACGAAAGTGTCGGGAGGAGATGGCGATCGAGTACATTGAAATCGATGTCAGCGCGTATGCACCGCGTATGCAGCGCACGCTGCTGGAGCTGAATTTTCTTCCGGTCGCCTATGTGCCCGCCATGGTGTTCTACCAGGTCGAACGACTCGATATCGTGAAGATGGTGCGGTTGAACGCGTTACAAGATTTGGGATCTCTTGGTCTGATCGAACCGGTCCAGGCCATCGCCGATGTGGTGATGCGGGGGTTTTCCACGTGCGTCATCGCTCCCCGAATGGCGCAGGCGATCAAGGAAGTCCCGTTGTTTCATGGGATGAACACGGAACAGGCGACGAGGTTAGCCGGAGTCTGCGCGGTGAAGAACATTGAGGCAGGGGAGCGACTCTTTACCAAGCACGAGCCGGCCGATCGGCTCTACCTGGTGCTTCATGGGCGTCTCGCGATCAGCGGTGCATCTCCCTCCGACATCATTGGATCTATCCACACCGGAGAGACCTGTGGCGAAGTATCACTCCTCTCCGCGAGGCCCCACTCAGCCACGGCCAGGGCTGTGAATAATCTCGAGGTGGCGGAGCTGCCTCGGCGAGATCTGGAGGAACTCATTCGCCGGCGCCCTGATATTGGGGTGATTATCTACCGCAACTTAGCCGTTGGACTTGGGGACAAGCTCCTGCGCTCAGGAGATCGGAAGCCGGATCAAGCAAGGAATGAAGCCGAACGCCTTCCCCTTGCGTAG
- a CDS encoding CBS domain-containing protein — MTEHGGGTVKDFMHRYLEVVPHHSTVSAVAGRMSVRRIGCLLVESDDPTRGPIGIVTEADLVRKVLAEGLDPMVTKVERVMVSPILAIAGERTMLDASQLMETHHVRHLCVEEAGEIVGIVSVRDLVRSFVDAESGPVRDLDKVFRPLSVLMATTIATIQSDASLRASAQLMREKRIGSLLTIEAGEIVGIVTERDLVWKGLAGSRDPDGTHVSAVMSSPLLSIDINRTIRDASQAMAERSVRHLTVTDGGKIVGVLSVRDLVKMVSIRDRPRFLAKT; from the coding sequence ATGACTGAGCACGGGGGTGGAACCGTTAAAGATTTTATGCATCGCTACCTGGAAGTCGTTCCTCACCATTCGACCGTTTCGGCTGTGGCCGGGCGAATGAGTGTTCGGCGGATCGGCTGTCTGCTCGTGGAGTCGGATGATCCCACGCGAGGACCGATCGGGATCGTGACGGAGGCGGATCTCGTACGGAAGGTGCTTGCGGAGGGATTAGATCCAATGGTCACGAAGGTGGAGCGTGTTATGGTGAGCCCGATTTTGGCGATTGCCGGCGAGCGCACCATGTTGGATGCCAGTCAGTTGATGGAAACCCATCATGTGCGGCACCTCTGTGTGGAGGAGGCCGGTGAGATCGTCGGCATCGTGTCGGTGCGGGATCTCGTGCGATCGTTTGTGGATGCAGAAAGCGGTCCAGTCCGTGACCTTGATAAGGTGTTCCGTCCGCTGAGCGTCCTGATGGCGACCACGATCGCGACCATCCAGAGCGATGCCTCCCTTCGTGCATCGGCTCAGCTCATGCGAGAGAAGCGGATCGGTTCATTGTTGACGATCGAGGCCGGCGAGATCGTCGGGATCGTGACCGAACGCGATTTGGTTTGGAAAGGACTTGCCGGCAGCCGGGATCCGGACGGCACTCACGTGAGTGCCGTGATGAGTTCTCCCTTGCTGAGTATCGATATCAACCGCACCATCCGCGATGCGAGTCAAGCGATGGCCGAACGGAGCGTCCGTCACTTGACTGTGACGGACGGCGGGAAAATCGTGGGAGTACTCTCCGTACGAGACTTGGTGAAAATGGTCTCTATCAGGGATCGGCCCAGATTTCTCGCGAAGACATAA
- a CDS encoding AEC family transporter: MPASLQVFIAIFILGAFLRSWAVLTKCHTERVSAFVFSVGLPATILVSLDPVPLASTAWKLPLAACFITLPMVVCSWLLAYLLQLPRKTKGGFLLATGSINSVFFAFPVILATFGDEGLTYAVLFDLGQTTLTITLLYGLAVWFGTRSVTATSAAIRFLSSPPLWALGCILTLKFSGHHLPPLLITLLTPLHLTTTPLASLVLGLTISFSAIRQTAPLATLGVIIRMGGGLILGWATVGWLGLTGIERAVVMLVAAMPSAVSAVIFAAETGLDEELVASIVALSICLGIVMIPWLPDLVPLLTE; encoded by the coding sequence ATGCCTGCATCTCTTCAAGTCTTCATCGCGATCTTCATCCTCGGAGCCTTCCTTCGATCCTGGGCAGTGTTGACCAAATGCCACACCGAACGGGTGTCGGCGTTCGTGTTCTCCGTGGGTCTACCAGCGACGATCCTCGTATCCCTGGATCCTGTACCACTTGCATCAACGGCCTGGAAACTCCCATTAGCCGCCTGTTTTATCACCCTTCCAATGGTGGTCTGTTCCTGGCTCCTGGCCTATCTGTTGCAGCTTCCCCGTAAAACGAAAGGTGGGTTCCTGCTGGCCACCGGTTCGATCAATTCTGTCTTCTTTGCGTTTCCTGTTATCCTCGCGACGTTCGGCGACGAAGGCCTGACATACGCGGTGCTCTTCGACCTCGGCCAGACCACACTGACGATCACCCTCCTTTACGGTTTGGCTGTCTGGTTTGGTACACGCTCAGTCACTGCAACATCGGCGGCAATCCGCTTCCTTTCCTCTCCTCCTCTCTGGGCGCTGGGCTGCATACTCACGTTGAAATTCTCGGGCCATCACTTGCCTCCCTTGCTGATCACTCTACTCACACCATTACACCTAACCACCACTCCCCTCGCAAGTTTGGTACTGGGGCTGACAATCAGTTTTTCTGCCATTCGCCAGACCGCGCCGTTAGCAACACTCGGCGTGATCATACGAATGGGCGGAGGTCTCATCCTCGGATGGGCCACAGTGGGCTGGCTGGGTTTGACGGGAATAGAACGAGCGGTCGTGATGCTGGTGGCCGCCATGCCCTCGGCTGTAAGCGCCGTCATCTTCGCCGCAGAAACAGGCCTCGATGAGGAACTCGTGGCCTCAATCGTTGCACTGTCCATTTGCCTAGGTATCGTAATGATCCCCTGGTTGCCTGATCTCGTCCCCCTTCTGACGGAATGA
- a CDS encoding class I SAM-dependent RNA methyltransferase, which translates to MDGTARRFFAPCPRGLEGVLEQELHDLGVPATSRTDGGVGFTAPWSTMYWVNLKSHIASRVLWELGCSTYKTEDDVYRAAYALPWPDWFAPSQTIKAKVSARRCPLPSLDFLTLRIKDAVCDKFVTTRQRRPSVDTERPHIKLDAFFDQSTVTFYLDTSGEPLFKRGYRIAPVEAPLRENLAAGMLKLAGWTPNDVLLDPMCGGGTIALEAALMARRIPPGIARHFAFERLLIHDPKLWGRLREAALAKRLAEVPAAVYASDHDPAAVKIAQRAFQGAGVVVDVRLKQSDILDLEAPADQGIMVINPPYGVRLSHTDELASLYPKLGNWLKQRFAGWRAYVLTADARVPKLIGLAPSKRIPLFNGDLECRLYEFVIVPGGARRRLGAPSQA; encoded by the coding sequence ATGGACGGAACAGCACGACGATTCTTTGCCCCCTGCCCGCGGGGCTTGGAGGGGGTGCTTGAGCAGGAACTCCATGATCTCGGTGTGCCGGCCACATCAAGGACCGACGGCGGTGTCGGTTTCACCGCCCCCTGGTCGACGATGTATTGGGTCAATCTCAAGAGTCACATCGCCAGCCGTGTCCTCTGGGAACTTGGCTGCAGCACCTATAAAACAGAAGATGACGTCTATCGCGCAGCTTATGCGCTCCCCTGGCCAGACTGGTTTGCGCCCTCGCAGACGATTAAAGCAAAAGTCAGCGCGCGCCGCTGCCCACTTCCCAGTCTGGATTTTCTCACTCTCCGGATCAAAGACGCCGTGTGCGACAAGTTCGTCACCACGCGCCAGCGGCGGCCCAGTGTCGATACGGAACGACCGCACATCAAGCTGGACGCCTTTTTCGATCAGAGCACCGTCACCTTCTATCTGGACACTTCCGGCGAGCCGCTCTTCAAACGGGGTTACCGGATTGCGCCCGTTGAAGCGCCGTTGCGGGAAAATTTGGCGGCGGGGATGCTGAAACTCGCCGGCTGGACGCCGAATGACGTGCTGCTCGATCCTATGTGCGGGGGCGGGACCATCGCGCTTGAAGCCGCGTTGATGGCCCGCCGGATTCCGCCGGGTATTGCCCGGCACTTTGCCTTCGAGCGGCTGCTGATCCACGATCCCAAACTCTGGGGCCGTCTGCGCGAAGCGGCGCTCGCCAAGCGATTGGCCGAAGTTCCCGCCGCTGTCTACGCATCGGATCATGATCCTGCCGCAGTGAAGATTGCGCAGCGAGCATTTCAGGGGGCGGGGGTAGTGGTTGACGTTCGGTTGAAACAGAGCGATATTCTGGATCTGGAAGCCCCGGCGGATCAGGGCATTATGGTTATCAACCCGCCCTATGGTGTGCGCTTGAGTCACACCGACGAATTGGCCTCGCTCTACCCTAAACTGGGCAATTGGCTCAAGCAGCGGTTCGCCGGATGGCGGGCGTATGTGTTGACGGCCGACGCCCGCGTGCCGAAACTCATCGGCCTCGCTCCGTCAAAACGCATTCCTCTCTTCAACGGTGATCTGGAATGTCGGCTGTACGAATTCGTCATCGTCCCAGGCGGCGCCCGCCGGCGGCTTGGGGCGCCGTCGCAGGCATAG